DNA from Verrucomicrobiota bacterium:
GGGCGCGCGGCTGGCGCTGGCCATCGCCGAACCGCACACCGGCGATTTTCTCGTCAAGCTCAAGCCGGGGCGAAAAAAATCCACCGAGGAGGTTATTGCGGAATTGCGGGCCGAGTTTCGCCGAAGGTTTCCGGCGATCACTTGGGAATTCCCTGGCATTCTCAGCGACCTGGTAGGCGACTTGACGTGGTCGCCCCAGCCCATTGAAATCAAAATCTATTCCTCCGACCTGAGCTTCCTGAAACAGAAAGCGCCTCAAGTCGAGGAGCAGATTCGAAAAGTAAAAGGCGTCGTGGACACTTTCAACGGGCTGATGTTCACCGGCAATTCCCTCAACTTGCGCGTGCGCCATCTGGACGCCGAACGGTTTGGTCTCACCGCAGATGACATCGCCGCCGCCGTGAACACGGCAATGCTTGGCCAAGTCGCCTCGACGGTGCTCGAAGGCGACCGCGTGGTGGCTATTCGAGTGCTGGCAGACCCAAAGAGCATGGATCGAATTGCCACTTTGCGCACGCTGCCGCTCCGCACACCCGCTGGCGGAGTGGTGCAACTGGCGCAAGTCGCCGATGTAATCGAAGAGCCAAGCCAGGTCGAACTCCGCCGTGAAGACTTGCGCCAGGACGTTGCGGTGACGGCGCGGCTCGAAGGCCGCGATCTCGGGAGCGTAATGGCGGAAATTCGGGCGGCTTTGAGTCAGGACGAAACATTGCCGCCCGGCTCAGTCGAGTTTGGCGGGCTTTACCAACAGCAACAGGAGTCTTTCCGCAATCTACTGATGGTCCTGCTGATGGCCATTTTCCTGGTGTTCACCGTGCTGCTGATTGAATTCCGGTCGTTCTATGAGCCAATTTCCATCGTGTTTGGCGCGGTACTGGCGCTGTTCGGCACGGTGTTCGCGCTTTGGCTCACCCATACATCGCTCAACATCGTCAGTTTTCTCGGCGCGATCATCGGCGTCGGCATCGTGGCGAAGAACGGCATCCTTATGCTGGATTTCGTGGGGCATTTGCGAGCGGACGGCGCGAGCCTGGAGGACGCTCTGGTTCGCTCCGGCCACCGGCGTTTACGGCCAGTGCTGATGACTTCCATGGCTGCCGCGTTTGGCATGTTGCCGCTGGCTTGGGGGATCGGCACGGGCGCGGCAATGCTCAAACCGCTGGCTATCGCGGTCATCGGTGCTCTCTGTATTTCGGTGCTGTTGTCGCTTGTGGCGACGCCGACCGTGTATTACCTGATGCTCCGGGTGCGAGAGAAGTCAGCCTTGCCCAAGCTTGCGCCGCATGAGTGAGGCAACCCACGGTGGCCGGGCTGCATCCACGCTTTCCCGTTTTGCATTTGACAACGTTGGCTCTGATCTTGATTGTTTTTCCGGCAATGGAGTTTGCCCTTCCGCAAGGGAAAACCGCCTGAGCAATTCTCAGAGCTGATGACTCCTACCGAGCATTCGTGTGCGGTAGAAGTCTTATGAGCTATCTCTGGATAATCGTCAGTGGCGGGCTGCCAGCCGTAAACCTCAATTCGACGAAAGGTCGCTGATATGCACCTCCCTCACGAAGCCGTTTTGTTGCGTATCTTTCTCGGCGAAAGCGACCGATGTAACCACCAGCCGCTCTACGAAGCCATCGTGCTCAAGGCGCGTGAAATGCATCTCGCCGGCGCGACGGTGCTGCGCGGGCCAATGGGCTTCGGTAAATCAAGCCGACTCCATACCGCGAAGCTTCTTCGGCTTTCAATGGATCTGCCGCTGGTGATTGAGATCGTTGACACGGAAGAAACAATCCAAGGCTTCCTGCCCGTCCTGGACAGAATGATGAGAGGCGGGTTGGTGACGTTGGAAAAGGCAAAGGTGATTGATTATCGCGGTGATCCAGATGTGCGGCCACCGCAACCTGAGGAAGCGACCTAAAGATGGAGAACATCTGGTTCATCGCCGCGTTTTGGATGGGACTGGCATTGCTGGCGAGCCTCATCTCCATCCGGCTGGGCATTTCAGTGGCCCTGATTGAAATCGTGGTAGGAGTGATTGTCGGAAACATTCACTTTGGCCAGTACCACCACCTGCTGCGCACAACGGAGTGGACTAATTTTCTCGCCATGTTAGGTAGCGGCGTTTTGACTTTTTTAGCCGGAGCGGAAATCGATCCGGCGTCCCTCCGCGCCAATCTACGCGCCAGTTTGAGTATCGGCATTCTATCCTTCCTGCTGCCATTTTTGGCGGTGTGGGCGTTTGCCCAATTCGTGCTCGGCTGGCCGCTGCATCAGGCGCAAATCGCGGGCATCGCTTTGTCCACCACGTCGGTCGCTGTGGTGTATGCCGTAATGATTGAGGGCGGATTCAGCAACACGTCATTGGGCAAGACAATTTTAGCGGCTTGCTTCATTACCGATTTCGGCACAGTGCTGGCGCTTGGCACGTTGTTCGCCAACTTCAACATTTGGCTGCTTGCGTTCGTGGTCATTCTTTCGGTCATGCTTTGGTTCATGCCGACGTGGACGCAACTGATCATCACGCGCCTCGGCGCAACGCGGGTCAGCGAGCCAGAAGTGAAGTTTCTGTTTCTGGTTTTGTTTTTTCTCGGTGGCCTGGCATCCACAGCCAAAAGTGAAGCAGTGCTGCCGGCTTATCTCGTCGGACTCGTCGTGGCGGGGGTATTTCTGCGCGACAAAACCCTGGTTCATCGGATGCGCAGCATCGCATTTACGATCTTTACGCCGTTTTATTTTATCAAAGCGGGCCTGTATGTTTCACTGCCTGCGTTGTGGGCGGCGCTGGGAATCATCATGGTGTTGCTGGCGCTCAAACTGGTGACGAAGTTCATTGGCGTCTGGCCGTTGACGAAAGTGTTTTACATGCGGACGCGCGAGGCCAACT
Protein-coding regions in this window:
- a CDS encoding DUF190 domain-containing protein; its protein translation is MHLPHEAVLLRIFLGESDRCNHQPLYEAIVLKAREMHLAGATVLRGPMGFGKSSRLHTAKLLRLSMDLPLVIEIVDTEETIQGFLPVLDRMMRGGLVTLEKAKVIDYRGDPDVRPPQPEEAT
- a CDS encoding cation:proton antiporter; amino-acid sequence: MENIWFIAAFWMGLALLASLISIRLGISVALIEIVVGVIVGNIHFGQYHHLLRTTEWTNFLAMLGSGVLTFLAGAEIDPASLRANLRASLSIGILSFLLPFLAVWAFAQFVLGWPLHQAQIAGIALSTTSVAVVYAVMIEGGFSNTSLGKTILAACFITDFGTVLALGTLFANFNIWLLAFVVILSVMLWFMPTWTQLIITRLGATRVSEPEVKFLFLVLFFLGGLASTAKSEAVLPAYLVGLVVAGVFLRDKTLVHRMRSIAFTIFTPFYFIKAGLYVSLPALWAALGIIMVLLALKLVTKFIGVWPLTKVFYMRTREANYTTLLMATGLTFGTISALFGLQNKIIDQTQYTVLVTVVILSAFVPTLIAQKFFQPRLKVMIAWGRLYQRKINGKSSAQPIPTKG